In Athalia rosae chromosome 6, iyAthRosa1.1, whole genome shotgun sequence, one DNA window encodes the following:
- the LOC105683543 gene encoding 60S ribosomal protein L7 encodes MADTQKKSAAPAKKLPAVPESVLKRRKRRDTAKAARLQVSIKRRVEHYKKRKEIFKRAEQYVKEYRGKERDEIRLMRQAKNRGNYYIPGEARLAFVIRIRGVNQVAPKVRKVLQLFRLKQINNGVFVKLNKATINMLRIVEPYITWGYPNLKSVRELIYKRGFAKIKKQRIPITSNSIIENSLSRSGIICTEDLIHEIFTVGNKFKYASNFLWPFKLNTPTGGWRKKTNHYVEGGDFGNREDKINELLRRMV; translated from the exons ATGGCGGACAC GCAGAAGAAATCCGCTGCTCCAGCGAAGAAGCTACCGGCTGTACCTGAGTCGGTACTGAAAAGAAGGAAGCGCCGTGATACTGCCAAGGCTGCTCGCCTTCAGGTTTCCATCAAG CGTCGTGTGGAACActacaaaaaaaggaaagagataTTCAAGAGGGCTGAACAATATGTCAAGGAATACAGAGGGAAGGAACGAGATGAAATTAGGCTCATGAGACAAGCGAAGAACCGTGGTAACTACTACATCCCTGGTGAAGCTCGACTTGCTTTTGTTATTCGAATTCGTGG TGTAAACCAAGTGGCACCAAAAGTACGAAAAGTTCTGCAACTATTTCGCTTGAAACAGATCAACAATGGTGTGTTTGTCAAGCTGAATAAGGCCACGATAAACATGCTCCGTATTGTCGAACCATACATCACTTGGGGATACCCCAACTTGAAATCAGTTCGCGAATTGATCTACAAACGAGGATTTGCCAAGATTAAGAAGCAACGCATTCCCATTACCAGTAACTCCATCATCGAAAATTCACTCA gTCGTTCTGGCATCATCTGTACTGAAGATTTGATTCACGAAATCTTTACCGTTGGTAACAAGTTTAAATACGCCAGCAATTTCTTGTGGCCATTCAAG CTAAACACCCCAACTGGTGGATGGCGCAAGAAGACTAACCATTACGTTGAGGGAGGTGACTTTGGTAACCGTGAGGACAAAATCAACGAGTTACTCAGGAGAATGGTTTAG
- the LOC105683542 gene encoding ubiquitin-conjugating enzyme E2 J1-like, whose translation MSFEGKYNVKSPAVKRLMREAQELNEATEEYCAHPLDDNLFEWHFTVHGPPSTDFEGGVYHGRILLPPEYPMKPPNIILLTPNGRFEVNKKICLSISGHHPETWQPSWSIRTALLALIAFMPTPGNSTIGSLDYSMEERQKLAKRSLNWQCDSCGKIADLLSKDTAKTPITEEEQHMLDTIALKADEALTNEFTFTPDAEGVTLSEVRRRLDTTQHTEGREQQESETIVNPQVETLSSSNDLFWSILIATLLFAIILLVLRRLFLV comes from the exons ATGTCATTCGAAGGAAAATACAATGTAAAAAGTCCAG CTGTCAAAAGGTTGATGCGTGAAGCTCAAGAACTAAATGAAGCTACAGAGGAATACTGCGCGCACCCTTTGGACGATAATCTTTTTGAATGGCATTTTACGGTCCATGGACCACCTTCAACAGATTTTGAGGGTGGTGTGTATCACGGTCGAATTTTGTTGCCACCGGAATATCCTATGAAACCACCTAACATCATATTATTAACT CCTAATGGCAGATtcgaagtaaataaaaaaatatgcttAAGTATCTCTGGGCATCATCCAGAAACGTGGCAACCTTCCTGGAGTATAAGAACTGCGCTTTTAGCGCTAATTGCCTTCATGCCAACACCAGGCAATAGTACGATAGGCTCCCTTGATTACAGTATGGAGGAACGTCAAAAGCTTGCAAAGAG GTCGTTAAATTGGCAATGTGATAGCTGTGGCAAGATCGCTGACTTGCTATCCAAAGACACAGCTAAAACACCCATCACTGAAGAAGAGCAGCATATGTTGGATACAATTGCATTGAAG GCCGACGAGGCTTTGACGAATGAGTTCACTTTTACGCCTGATGCAGAAGGTGTAACTCTAAGTGAAGTGAGACGACGCCTAGATACGACGCAACACACCGAAGGCAGAGAGCAGCAAGAATCTGAAACAATCGTTAATCCTCAAGTCGAAACATTGTCATCTTCGAATGATTTGTTCTGGAGTATTCTGATTGCAACGCTTTTATTTGCGATCATTTTACTCGTTTTAAGGCGACTGTTCCTGGTTTga